Proteins co-encoded in one Symmachiella macrocystis genomic window:
- a CDS encoding SDR family NAD(P)-dependent oxidoreductase has translation MKFYGKAALVTGASLGIGRAAAIELAQHGANVAVNYRSSEAEAQEVADEIESLGRKALLLKADVADQAAVEGMVAKTVEAFGSLDLFVSNAAYSDRQSMIDADMAGFHRTIDVTMWGAVYGVRASALQMIKQGGGGSIVVVSSPHAALAIPDSMAYNMAKAAIDHMMRTAAIELVDHRIRVNAIYPGWIDTPGERKFFSEEQLEAGGKALPWGRLGRPEEIAKGIAFMLSDDAEYMTGSIMSMEGGVMLPWWSNRADGEM, from the coding sequence ATGAAGTTTTACGGAAAAGCGGCGCTCGTGACAGGGGCGTCTTTGGGGATTGGGCGGGCGGCAGCGATTGAGTTGGCGCAGCACGGCGCCAATGTGGCCGTGAATTACCGCAGCAGCGAAGCCGAAGCGCAAGAGGTTGCCGACGAAATTGAAAGCCTGGGTCGCAAGGCATTGCTACTGAAAGCTGACGTCGCCGATCAAGCGGCAGTGGAAGGGATGGTTGCGAAAACGGTGGAGGCGTTCGGCAGTTTGGATCTGTTCGTCTCCAATGCCGCCTACAGCGACCGGCAGTCAATGATCGATGCCGACATGGCAGGATTTCACCGTACAATCGACGTGACGATGTGGGGCGCCGTTTATGGAGTGCGCGCGTCGGCCTTGCAGATGATTAAACAGGGAGGCGGCGGTTCGATTGTGGTCGTCAGTTCGCCGCATGCGGCTTTGGCGATTCCCGATTCCATGGCCTACAACATGGCCAAGGCGGCCATCGACCACATGATGCGGACAGCCGCGATCGAATTGGTCGACCATCGAATTCGCGTAAACGCCATCTATCCCGGCTGGATCGATACTCCCGGCGAACGGAAATTCTTTTCCGAAGAACAACTCGAAGCGGGTGGCAAAGCCCTGCCGTGGGGTCGTTTGGGGCGTCCCGAAGAAATCGCCAAGGGAATCGCGTTTATGCTGAGCGATGATGCGGAATACATGACCGGCAGTATCATGTCGATGGAAGGGGGCGTGATGTTGCCGTGGTGGTCGAATCGCGCAGATGGGGAAATGTAG
- a CDS encoding leucine-rich repeat domain-containing protein: MTETTPKSRLPRTSIMLFFAVVLLIGGGALMVWLPYHREQTVIAEIENLGGEIQSEIIRPAWIPDVVDTEYLWVFERVDYVDLSDTQVSNAGLRNLQGLKNLRTLWLGNTQVDDAGLEHLQALTSLFNLSLNDLRVSDAGLEHLRGLTNLYWVSLDGTRVSDAGLVHLRRLTKLNNLYLDNTQVTDAGIERLRGLVQLHCLSFNNTQVTDAGLEGLKGRTELTNLDLDYTRVSDAGLEHLRELPNVKSLSLEYTQVTKAGIERLKETHPNCIIDWIQSAD; the protein is encoded by the coding sequence ATGACCGAAACCACCCCCAAAAGCCGTCTGCCGCGCACGAGCATCATGTTGTTTTTTGCTGTGGTGTTGCTGATCGGTGGTGGAGCATTGATGGTGTGGTTGCCGTATCATCGTGAACAAACGGTGATTGCTGAGATTGAAAATCTTGGAGGAGAAATTCAATCAGAGATCATCCGTCCTGCTTGGATTCCAGATGTGGTGGACACCGAGTATTTGTGGGTGTTCGAGAGAGTCGATTACGTTGATTTATCTGATACTCAAGTCAGTAATGCTGGGCTCAGGAATCTCCAAGGACTGAAGAATCTTAGAACTCTTTGGCTCGGTAACACACAAGTTGATGATGCAGGGCTTGAACATCTTCAAGCATTGACCAGTCTTTTTAATCTTTCTCTCAACGATCTCCGAGTCAGTGATGCAGGGCTGGAACACCTCCGAGGACTGACTAACCTTTACTGGGTGTCACTCGACGGGACCCGAGTTAGCGATGCCGGGCTGGTCCATCTCCGCAGACTCACCAAGCTTAACAATTTGTACCTCGACAATACCCAAGTCACTGATGCGGGAATTGAACGACTCCGAGGGCTAGTCCAACTACATTGCCTCTCCTTCAACAATACTCAAGTCACTGACGCGGGGCTGGAAGGTCTCAAAGGTCGGACAGAACTTACAAACCTGGACCTCGATTATACCCGTGTGAGTGATGCGGGACTTGAGCATCTTCGGGAACTGCCCAACGTTAAGAGTCTATCACTGGAGTACACCCAGGTTACAAAGGCCGGGATTGAAAGACTCAAGGAAACTCACCCCAATTGCATTATCGATTGGATACAATCAGCAGATTAA
- a CDS encoding rhamnulokinase yields MSTPCYLAVDLGAASGRVIAGHVENGQVTLEELHRFPNGAVNVAGTLRWDVLALWNEIQHGLTIAAEKFGKDIVSVGVDTWGVDYVLLGQGDELLGLPYHYRDARTDNIMDVALSHVPRHKIFEQTGLQFLPFNTLFQLVAMRHAQPRILDAAERLLLMPDFFHWLLSGSQVIEFTNATTTQCLDPNTGTWADELLRKFEIPTNIFPEIVPTGTKLGTLRGEVAHKTGLGRINVVAPATHDTGAAIAAIPTQHTGQPNWAYISSGTWSLMGVEVPEAIVSHRALELNVTNEGGIDGTYRLLKNIAGLWLVQESRRSFAQQGKSLDYEQLQNLARDAQPFRSLLDPDDSAFLAPDDMPTAIAAYCSGTGQPEPETEGQIVRCALESLALKYRMVLGWLEELTGVTTEVIHIVGGGTQNALLCQFAANACRRPVVAGPVEATALGNVLIQARTDGAVGSLSDIRKVVARSVELKHYQPDNVDAWDEAYRRYHDLLAIPRR; encoded by the coding sequence ATGTCCACCCCTTGTTACCTTGCCGTCGACCTGGGAGCGGCAAGTGGCCGCGTGATTGCCGGTCATGTCGAAAATGGCCAAGTCACCCTGGAAGAACTGCACCGCTTTCCCAACGGAGCTGTCAACGTCGCCGGAACATTGCGGTGGGACGTACTGGCGCTTTGGAATGAAATCCAACACGGACTCACCATCGCCGCGGAAAAATTCGGAAAAGACATCGTCTCGGTCGGCGTCGATACCTGGGGCGTCGACTATGTGCTGCTGGGGCAGGGGGATGAACTGCTGGGACTTCCTTACCATTACCGCGACGCCCGTACCGACAACATCATGGACGTGGCCTTGTCCCACGTTCCCCGGCACAAAATCTTTGAACAAACTGGCCTGCAATTTCTGCCGTTCAACACGTTGTTCCAATTGGTCGCCATGCGGCATGCGCAGCCGCGAATTCTCGATGCTGCCGAGCGACTGTTATTGATGCCCGACTTTTTTCACTGGTTGCTCTCCGGCAGTCAGGTCATCGAGTTCACCAACGCCACCACGACCCAATGCCTCGACCCCAACACCGGCACCTGGGCCGACGAATTGTTGCGCAAATTTGAAATCCCAACCAATATCTTTCCCGAAATCGTCCCCACTGGGACGAAGTTGGGGACGCTCCGCGGTGAAGTCGCGCATAAGACCGGCTTGGGGCGGATCAACGTCGTCGCTCCGGCAACACACGACACCGGCGCCGCCATCGCCGCCATCCCCACCCAACACACTGGGCAACCGAATTGGGCCTACATCAGCTCCGGCACGTGGTCATTGATGGGTGTCGAAGTTCCCGAAGCAATCGTTTCGCACCGCGCGCTGGAATTGAATGTCACCAACGAAGGGGGCATCGATGGCACCTACCGGCTGCTGAAAAACATCGCCGGATTATGGCTGGTGCAGGAATCTCGCCGGTCATTCGCCCAACAAGGCAAGTCGTTGGATTACGAGCAATTGCAAAACCTCGCCCGCGACGCGCAGCCATTTCGCTCACTGCTCGATCCCGACGACAGCGCTTTTCTCGCGCCCGACGACATGCCGACCGCCATTGCCGCCTATTGCAGCGGCACCGGACAGCCCGAACCGGAAACCGAAGGGCAAATCGTCCGCTGCGCTCTGGAAAGTCTCGCACTCAAATACCGCATGGTGCTCGGCTGGCTGGAAGAACTGACCGGCGTGACGACCGAAGTGATCCACATCGTCGGCGGCGGCACGCAAAACGCCTTGCTCTGCCAATTCGCCGCCAACGCCTGTCGCCGCCCCGTCGTCGCCGGACCGGTCGAAGCAACCGCCTTGGGCAACGTCCTCATCCAAGCCCGCACCGACGGAGCCGTCGGCAGTCTGTCCGACATCCGCAAAGTCGTCGCCCGCTCGGTCGAGTTGAAGCATTACCAACCCGACAACGTCGACGCCTGGGACGAGGCCTACCGCCGCTACCACGACCTACTCGCCATCCCCCGACGGTAA